One Helicobacter suis HS1 genomic window, GCACAATACCCCATTCTTGCTAACTTGTAATTAACCTCTAAGAAAACACCTTTATCAAGTGAACCAAGATAAGCGTACACAGCCCCCCACAAATCCCAGCTAATGCATCATCACCCACAACTCCCAATCCGCCTTTCACATCGCGATCAATTTTACCAATAAGCGAGGGTTTATAAATATCAAAGAGTCTAAAGAAAATAAAGCTTAAGAGTACGGGCAAAAACCCCCACCCAGCAATAGCCATAGCCATCCACATGCCCACTAGTTCATCAATAACAATATATTTTTCGTCATGGGTTTGGGTTTGTTCCTCATAAATGTCAATTTGCTTAATGGCAATGAGCCCTATTAAAATGGCGCATAAAAAAAGCGTGTTGGCTGAAGCATACAAAAGAGGCAAACCTAGAAAAAGAGCGACCACACTCCCAGCCGTGCCCGGACCCTTTGGGAATTTCCCCGAATAAAAGAGAGTTAGAAAACAGATACGGTTAAAAAAAGACATCTTACTTTCCTTAGTTTTTCAATATTGTAGCGCATAGATGCAAATTAGAGACTTTTATCCGCGCACATAAGGATTTTATGCTACAATTTCAAACCTTTTAAATTAACCGCTAGAGTTGCAGAGTATCGCGATTTACAGGCCATTTATAACGCGTGTTTAGCTTCTATGGGCTGCCTTCTTTAGAAAAAAGATAGGCATGCTAAGCCTTACTTTCCTCAAAACCTATCCCAATCAAGTTAAGTAACATAGAAAAGGAAAAAGCATGCCATTTTTTAGCAAAAAAGAAAACAGCGAGAATACGCAGCTGCAAACCATTACCAAACTCACAGAGCAAAACAATATTCTAAGTGCCATTAACAGCGCCTTTAATCGATCGATGGTTTTGATTGAGTTTGATATTGAGGGCAAAGTGATTACGGCTAATGAGAATTTTTTAAAAGTGATGGGTTACACTTTAGAGGAAATCAAAGGTAAGCACCATTCAATGTTTTGCGATC contains:
- a CDS encoding phosphatidylglycerophosphatase A family protein; amino-acid sequence: MSFFNRICFLTLFYSGKFPKGPGTAGSVVALFLGLPLLYASANTLFLCAILIGLIAIKQIDIYEEQTQTHDEKYIVIDELVGMWMAMAIAGWGFLPVLLSFIFFRLFDIYKPSLIGKIDRDVKGGLGVVGDDALAGICGGLCTLILVHLIKVFS